The Candidatus Poribacteria bacterium genome contains the following window.
ATCATTGAGCAAAAAGCGGATAAATCAGATCTGGACGCTACGAATAAAAGGTTAGAGGGCTTAGAGAACAAGGTAGATGTGTTAGATGGCAAGGTAGATGCGTTAGGCAACCGCGTAGATGTGTTAGATGGCAAGGTAGATGCGTTAGGCAACCGCGTAGATGTGTTAG
Protein-coding sequences here:
- a CDS encoding DUF948 domain-containing protein, whose translation is MANHFNDLLLQTLKEMGIRLDRVEGRLERVDDRLDRIIEQKADKSDLDATNKRLEGLENKVDVLDGKVDALGNRVDVLDGKVDALGNRVDVL